The following coding sequences lie in one Sinorhizobium fredii USDA 257 genomic window:
- a CDS encoding type II and III secretion system protein family protein produces the protein MLRGMRNRAARAGTLAAVAAALIAYGGWGPGLVGPADAQEKFISLTGSVQQVTIAPNDTVTIRTGKVFGDLVIGSAEMIDVVPLSDQSLFIRGKQTGATNISVYDDNKSLIGVIDIRVAADFSEVASAIRSTAPSARVRVFNSNDRIRLTGTVRDAVELQRVIEIAQSYSETPVLNQLRVADSQQVMLEVRVIEASRQTGRDLGIGWSGQGRNGIGKATTSQGISVNDDGALVRTLEDAAGAATGMQPFGQLIAKVLEISGGQIDIVINALEQKGLVRRLAQPNLIAMSGETASFHAGGEVPIQSTVANGATLATETDYRPFGVRLTFSPVVLDGGLISLKIEPEVSELDTSINVNGNPGFISRAASTTVALRDGQSFAMAGLLQSVNAKDVQQLPWLGQVPVIGALFRSTSFLKRESDLVIVVTPHIVRPSTPGEDLYSPLEQTRSSNDVELFALGILEVDKDMLRRFRNGEGVKGPYGHRLDLDVGGAVVLSKK, from the coding sequence ATGTTGAGGGGAATGAGGAACAGGGCGGCAAGAGCCGGAACCCTGGCGGCGGTAGCCGCGGCGCTAATTGCTTATGGTGGTTGGGGACCGGGTCTGGTTGGCCCCGCCGATGCCCAGGAAAAATTCATCAGCCTGACCGGCTCGGTCCAACAGGTGACGATCGCGCCAAACGATACGGTAACGATCAGGACCGGCAAGGTCTTTGGCGACCTGGTGATCGGCAGCGCCGAGATGATCGACGTGGTGCCACTTTCCGATCAATCGCTGTTCATCCGCGGGAAGCAGACAGGCGCGACGAACATCTCCGTCTACGACGACAACAAGTCCTTGATCGGCGTGATCGATATTCGCGTCGCCGCCGATTTCAGCGAAGTGGCATCTGCGATCCGCTCCACCGCACCTTCAGCACGGGTTCGGGTATTCAATTCCAATGATCGCATCCGATTGACCGGCACGGTCCGCGACGCCGTCGAGCTGCAGCGGGTTATCGAGATCGCCCAGTCCTATTCCGAAACACCGGTGCTGAACCAGTTGCGTGTTGCCGACTCGCAGCAGGTGATGCTGGAGGTTCGGGTTATCGAGGCGTCCCGCCAGACCGGCCGCGACCTCGGTATCGGCTGGTCCGGCCAAGGCCGGAACGGCATCGGCAAGGCGACGACCAGTCAAGGCATCTCGGTCAATGACGACGGCGCGCTTGTCCGAACACTTGAGGATGCTGCAGGTGCCGCGACCGGTATGCAGCCCTTCGGTCAGCTGATCGCCAAGGTGCTGGAGATTTCCGGCGGCCAGATCGACATCGTCATCAACGCGCTGGAGCAAAAGGGCCTGGTGCGCCGGTTGGCGCAGCCGAACCTCATCGCCATGAGTGGCGAAACCGCAAGCTTCCACGCCGGCGGCGAGGTGCCGATCCAATCAACGGTCGCGAACGGTGCGACGCTTGCGACCGAGACCGACTACCGGCCTTTCGGCGTGCGGCTCACCTTCTCGCCCGTGGTGCTCGATGGCGGCCTGATCAGTCTCAAGATCGAGCCCGAAGTCTCTGAACTCGACACCTCGATCAACGTCAACGGCAATCCCGGCTTCATCTCGCGCGCGGCAAGCACGACAGTCGCGCTGCGTGACGGCCAGAGCTTTGCGATGGCAGGCCTGCTTCAATCCGTCAATGCAAAGGACGTTCAGCAATTGCCATGGCTGGGACAGGTTCCGGTGATCGGCGCGCTGTTTCGCTCGACGAGTTTCTTGAAAAGGGAGTCGGACCTCGTCATCGTCGTTACCCCGCATATCGTGCGGCCGTCGACGCCAGGCGAAGACCTTTACAGCCCGCTCGAACAGACGCGTTCGTCAAATGACGTCGAGCTCTTCGCGCT